In Fibrobacterota bacterium, the DNA window ATGAAAACTACGAATTGGATCATCCGGTCTCCCGTTCAGAAGAATTGTTCCTAAAGCATCATTGGCCCGCCTTTGATTCTATACCGGGATGAAACCGTAACCTTGGGGTTACTCAATTATTGAAGCGGAGGGAACGCGAGGATTCCGGAAGAAACGGAACCGGAGAATGGACCGGTAGGGTCGCGCTTAAGCTTCGTGGACCGCGTCCACGAAGGCGCGCGCGTGATCAGGATTGATGTCCGGCAATATCCCGTGGCCCAGATTGAAAATGTGCGGGCGGCCGGCAACTTGCGCTTTCATCGCTTTCACCTTCGCGCGGATGATTTCCGGAGGCGCGTATAGGGTGCAGGGATCCAGGTTCCCTTGGAACACTTGCTTCGGATAGGCCTTCACGGCATCCGACAGGTTCACCCTCCAATCCAGTCCCACCACGTCGGCGCCCAGGGAGACGAAATGCGGCAGCAGGTGCGGCGCCCCGTTGGCGTAATGGATTACGGGGACGCCCGGATGCGCGGCCTTCACCTCGGCAATGAGGCGGCGCGTATGCGGAAGCACGTGATCGCGATACTCGTCCGGACCCAGATAGCCCGCCCAGGAATCCATGATGGTCAGCACGTCGGCGCCCTGCCTGGCCTGTTCCCGCAAATAGGCCGAAGTCACCGAGGCAAGCTTGCCCATCAAGATCGCGAATACTTCCGGCCTCGAAAAGAGCAGAGCCTTGAGCCTGGCCAATTCCTTCGACGATCCGCCCTCCACCATGTAGGAAGCCACCGTGAAGGGGCCGCCGGCGAAGCCGATCAAGGGGCCGCGATTCGCCAGGGCCTTTTTCGACAGGCGGATGCCTTCGAAAACGTAAGCCAGGCTGGAGTTGAGATCGCCTTCGGGAAGCGCGCGTATGGCCGCGTCATCGCGCAGGGGGTTGGCGATGACCGGCCCCTTGTGCTCTTGGAACTCGACCTGCAATCCCATAGGGGGAAGCAAGACCAGGATATCCGAGAAGAGGATGGCCGCATCCACGCCGACTTGATCGAAGGGTTGCAAGGTCACTTCCGCCACCTGTTCCGGCGCGCGGCAGAAATCCATGAACGACGGGAAGCCGGCGCGCACGCGCCGATAGTCGGCCAGGTAGCGGCCGGCCTGGCGCATGATCCACACGGGAGGCCGCGCCGGCATACGGCCCAGGGCGGCATCGAGCAGGGAGCGGTTCTTCAGTCCTTGGCCGGCGGGGGCGGGGGAAGCTTCGGGCATATTGGGCAATTTAGATCAAAAGCGGTCCGGTCCCCCAGCCAAGCGACGGACGGATCCGCTGGCGAATAGTGCCGGCTTGTCATTCCACGCAAGCGGAGAAGCCCCACCATCCGTCCATTTCGGTTTCCTGGACGATCCGGAAAGGCGAAGTTTCCCGCCATTCCAGGAAGTGGCGCTTGTCTTCCAAGCGCTGCCCGGAGACCACGAAGATCCCGGGACCGGCCAGGGACTTGGAGCCCTTGGGGGCCAGGCGCGTGCGCAGTTCCTCTCGGAATGGCCACAGCTCGGTGCGGATCATATTGCAGATCACGACGCCGAAGCGGGCCTGCGGCGAGAGCGCTCCGGTTTCGCCGATAAGAGTGCGGAAGCGGCATCCCGGGGGAGGCGGATTGAGGACCAGATTCTCGTCCAGGCAGGGGCCCACCACGGGATCGATATCGAGGGCGATGACTTCGGAAGCCCCTAATTGGGCCGCGTAAAGGGCCAGGATGCCGGTCCCGGTGCCGATATCCAGCACGGAGGCCCCTCGCATATCGGCCTTCTCCAGCAGCAAGGCGGCGATGCGGGTGGATTCGTGGGAGCCCGTCCCGAAGGCCATCTTTGCTTCCAGGCGGATGATATGCCGGGCTCCCGGCGGGGCTTCGATCCAAGGCGGGATGACCGTCAGGGCTTCGGTCACCGGTACTGGCGTTTGCCGATCCCGCCAACTGCGATCCCAATCCTCGATGCTGGCTTCGCCGGAGGCCAGCCCGGGCCGATCCGAGAATCGATCGCGGGCCGCGGCCAGTTCCGCGGCCGATCCGAAAAAGCCCTTCAGCAGGATGCCCTCCGGATGCGGGCCCCCTTCCTCCACTTCCTCCACGCCCGTGGCTCCGGTCTCGAATAAGCCGTCCTGATCGAGTTCCAGGCGGTCCGCCCCAGCGCGAAACGTCAGCCACCAATAGGAATCCAAAGCGCCTCCCGACCCTGCCAAATCGTGCCAGAGGGGCAAATATAGGCACTTCTCCTCCTGTCCCAGGGAGTCTTTTCTTATATTACCCGGTCCACCAATCGCCTTCCGAGGCCGGCGCAGCCGCCCGGAAACAAGGAGTCCAGTGAGCGAGTCCATCACCGCGCCGGCATCCTACGAGCAAGTGCTCATGGATGCCCGCGCCTGCGTGGCCGAAGCCCTGGATCAGGTCCATACGGTCATGCTGGAAGTGGCCGAGCATGCTCCCGGCAAGCTTTCCGGCCAATTGAATTCCCTGCTGGTGCGGAAAGGCAAACGCATCCGCTCCACGTTCCTCTTCTTGTTGGCTTCGTGCGGCAAGAACGGGCTTTCGGAAAGGGCGGTGCGGGCGGCCGCGGCCATCGAACTCATCCACCTGGCATCCCTGGTCCACGACGACATCATCGACGACAGCGACTTGCGCCGCAACGAGAAGACCGCCCATAAACGCTGGGGCAACCGCATGGCGGTGCTCTTGGGCGACTATACCTTGGCCAAGTCGATGGAGATGGTGTGGAGCGATCGCGATCATCGCATTCCCTTGAGCCTTTCCAAGGCCTCCAGCCGTTTGATCATGGCCGAGGTGATGGAAGTGGAAGGCGCCGGCAACGCCGATCTCTCGCTGGAACAATACTTCGCCGTCATCGAAGGGAAGACGGCGGCTTTGCTGATGGCGTGCGGGGAATGCGGCGCCGTCCTGGCCGGATTCGACGAGGCCATGGTGCGGCAGGGTCTGGAATTGGGCCGCAACTTCGGGATGGCTTTCCAGATCATCGACGACTTGCTCGATTTCGGGTACGGGGCCGAGAACCTGGATAAGCGGACCTTCTCGGATTTGAAGAACGGTTATTTCACGCTTCCCCTGATCCTTTTCTTCGAGTCGTGCACGCCGGCGGAACGCCAACGCATGTTGGGCCTGCTCGCGAACGCCGGTTCGGAAGCCGGGCAGGCGGAGATCAAAAACCTGCTGCAAGCGCATTCGGCGTTCCAGAAGGCGCGCGATATCGCCATCGATAAAGTCAACGCCTGCATGCCGTTCCTCGAAAGCCTTCCGGACACGCCGGCGGCGGGCCATCTCAAGCGGGTGTGCCGACTGATGACCGAACGCTCCCTCTAGCGCGGTCAAGCGCTGCCTACCTGGCCTCCGCCTTCCGGACGGTCTTCGTCTTCCCGCCCTTCGGCTTCTCCATCCCGCGCTTCACGCGATTGGCCGCCGCCACGTCCTTGAAATGCATGTGGTCGGAATTATCCACCGAGAAAAAGTGCTCGCGCGACCCGTCGTCCTTGGCGACGAAGTACATCTTGTCGGTATTCAACGGCCGCAGGGCGGCCCGTAAAGCGCCCCGGCCGGGATTGCAGATGGGGCCGGGCGGAAGCCCCGTGAACTTGCGGGTGTTGTACGGCGAATCGCAGTTAAGGTCCGAGACCAACAAAGGGCCGGTGGGTTTCCGCACCGCGAAACGCACGGTGGGATCGGCGCCAAGGCTCCAGCCCTGGTTCAACCGGTTCCAGAACACTCCCGCGATGGGTTCCTGCTCCTGGGGCACGGCGGCTTCTTTTTCCACGATAGAAGCGAGGGTCACCCAGCCGCGTTGCCCGTATTTCTGGTAGACGGGAGTCGCCACGTCGAACTCCTTTTCCACCGCCACGAACCGCTTCGCCATCACCTTCAGCACGTCCCTCTCGGTCACGCGCCAGGGTAACACGTAGGTTTCGGGAAAGAGGAAGCCTTCCAGATCCGGCGAATGGAGGCCGCAGGCCCGGGCGAACTCGGCCGAATGCACCAAGGAATCGAACTTAAGGCTGTCCAGCGGGAACTTTGCCTTGAGGATGGAGTAGATCTCCCAGGAGGCCTTGCCTTCGGGGATGGTCACCACCTGGGTGGCCATCTTTCCGCTGGTCAGTTTCCAGGTCATTTCCAATGCCGAATTGGACGGGCGCACGTAGAAGTAGCCCGCGCGGATCTTCTTATCCTGCCGCGAAAAGCGCAGGAACAACCGGAATACCTGGGCGTTGGGGATGAGCCCTTTCTGCTGCAGGTCTTGCGAAAGGGCCGCCAGGGAGGCCTTGGGAGGGACTTCGTAGAGCACGTCCCCGGTGCCCGGATCGGCCTCCAGCCCGGTCTCCGCCGCCGGCTTGGCCACCGACTTGGCGGTCAGCACCCATACGATGGAACCGGCCGCCGCCGCGATCAGCAAGAGCAACGCCGCCGCGCCGGAAAGAGAGAATCCCTTTTTGGTTTTTTTCGCCATGTAAATCCGATGGATGGGGGAGGGGTCCTATCTGGTCGATTCCAACACCAATTTAACCCTGTCACGCGCTCCGGGCACGCGGATCCTCGACCGCTGGCACGGAAGCCCGGACGGGTTTACGGCCCGCCAGTTTGCCGCGCACGGCTTCCGCCACCACGGCGGTGTCCATCTGCCGCAGGCAGGAAAAGTGCGAGCACGGGGGCATAGATCCCAAGTAGTAGCAGGGACGGCAAGGCAAGTTCGCCAGGAAAACCGGAGTCGATCCGATGGGGTTCCATTTGCGGGGGTCGGTCGGGCCGAAAAGGGTTACGGTAGGCACTCCGCAGGCGGCCGCCACGTGCAGGGTACCCGTGTCGTTGCCCACTACCAGATCGCATGCGGATACCGCCGTCAGCAGGGACTCATAATCCAACAGGCCGGTCGTATCCTCCGCCATCCCGTTCGCGGCCGCCAGGATGCGGGCGGCCTCGGGCTCTTCCCCGCGCGCGCCGAATAGCACGCAGACCTTTCCCTCCCCCGCCAGCAGGAGGATGAGTTCGGCGAAACGTTCCCAGGGCCATTTCTTTTGCGGCCAATTGAAGGAGGACCCGTAGACGATGCCGATGCGCGCGCGCGGCCCGGGGGCATGGGCCCGCGGGTAGAGAGGATCCGGTTCGGATGCGGGAAAGTCCATGCCCAGGACCCGGTAAAAGCACTGCCATTCGGGCATATGCCGCGGCACCGGGACTTCGAAATCATGATACTTAGGGAAAGCGCCCTCCACCTGGAATCCGCGCGAGAAGGGGATTCGCAGCAAACGCTTCAGGATCGGGCCCGTGCCGCGATACAACTCCAGGTCCACGAATTGCGCATAGCCGTTGCCGCGCAGGATACCCAGAAGCCGGAGCAGTCGGCCCCATAACCGGGGGGACATCAACTCGAAGGCGAGACGTCGTCCCGTGATCGGGAGCTCGTACACTTGATCGATCTCGGGGGCATGGCGGTAAATGGCCGCGATGCGCGCGGAGACCAGAACATCGATGATGATTCCGGGGTAGCGGCGCCTGAACTCGCGCACCGCATACAAGGAGACCACGGCGTCGCCCAGGCAGCACCATTTGCAAACCAGGATTCGATGGGGGCCGGTCGGTTCTACGGGCCGGGTCGCGCCGGGACGGGGCCTCAGCCAGCGGAGGATCCAGGGCAATACGGCCCGTTCCACCCTGCGAACCTTGGCGTTGCTCCGCACGGGATTGCAATCGCTCATGGTCGGCCGCCCAGCATGGCGGAAAGGGCCTTTTCCAAGCCCTGGGCCGCGGCGGCGGGACCGTACCCGGTTTCCGCCCGGGCCTTCGCCGCCTCCAGCCGGTCCGCCGCGGGGTAGTCCGCGAAGATTTCGCGCACGGCTTGGGCCAGGGCTTCGGGGGTATCCAGATCGCGGGCCGCGATGGTGGGGAAGTCCACGGCCAGGTCGGCCAGATTGCCGCCCGTGCTCGCCAGCACGGGTAACCCGAAGGTTACGCCTTCGAGCGCGGCCTTGCCGAATTGCTCGGCTTGCCGCGCGTTCTCGCCCGTGGGCAATACGAGGAGGGAACACCCGGCGAGGGCCCGCTCTAGTTCCGCGTTCGCGACATGCCCCGGAAATTCCACGCGGCCCGACAGGCCCCGCTCCCGCGCCAAAGCCTCCAAGCGCCTCCGTTCCGGGCCGTCGCCCACGATGCGCAGGGAGAATCCCGGCAAGCGGACCAGGGCTTCCACGATCAAGTCGACGCGCTTAAGCGGGATGAGCCGGCCGAGGTAGGCGATACGACGCGATCCGGGATCGGCTTTCATGGCTTTGCGCGCCCGGATCCATAAGGGGACGACGGATAGGGGCCCCGGATAACCCCAGGCGCGCGCGCGCGCGGCGATGGCGGCGGTGGGAACGATACAACCCCGTGCTTCCGCGAAGGTTTTCTTCAGCAAGGCCGGGAAGGGCCAGGGCAAGGCTTTGGGCCGGTTCTCGGCGCTATAGAACGCGAAGGGAATGCCCAGCGCGCGCGCGCGCGACGCCACCTGGCGCGTGGCCAGGCACCAAGGTTCTTCCCAGCAGTAGATGGCGTCGGGCTTAAGGCGCGCGAGCAACGCGCCTAAGCCTACCCAAAGGAAAAACGAATTGCGGCCGGAGGCGATCACGGGGAGGACGTGCAAGGCGGGACGGTCGCCGGCGGCTTGGGTCGCAACGGGAGCGCGATAGGCATGGCCCAGGCTGCGGGCGCGCCAGATATGCGGCACGATCAGATCCACCTGATGGGCGCGCCAGCCGTGGAATGCCAGCCGGTTCTCTTCGGCGGCGAGGGGATGTCCGATCACGGCGAGGCGGCGCTCAGGCAAGGGCGCCTCCGGGGAAGGGGAGGGTTGAGCCCTGGACCGGAGCTAGGCTCGCGGGGGCGACCGGGCCGGTCGCGGCGCCCGATTCGGGCCGGGCCTCCGCCTGGGCTGGCTTGGCCTGGGCGGCTCGGGTCTCGCGATAGAAACGGGTGATGCAGCCGAGGCTGAACCAGAAGAAGATGTCGCCCGGAGGCGTGTGCAAATGCGTACCCGTGAGATTAAGCAGGGTCAGCATGAAGACGATGGTCATCAACAGGCGGGTGAGCTCGCGCATCTCCTCGTCCTTGGTTTCCGCTATGATGGACATTCCCCGGTAGAAAGCCAGGATCAGGATGATCAGGAAACAGAGGAGTCCTGGGTAACCGATCTCGCCCAGCACCAGGAAGTAATAGCTATGCGCGTATCCCGTGGTCCCTTGGCCTTTCCCCAAGGGGAAGTAGAAGGAGTTATAAATGATGCCCATCCAGGTTTCCATGCGCTTCTGGACGCTGTATTCCTGCAAGGGATTCGCGAGGGCGGCGGTGCGATTGCTGATCATGCTCTCGGTGAGGTTCGGGCCCTTGGAATTGAGGCGCGCGCTGAGCGCCCCGTTCCGCTGGAAGCTGCCTCCGCTTTCCCCGCTCCCGCCTTTGACGGCGTACCCGACGATCCCTCCGGCCATGGCCGCGATGATGGCGATCTTGGCCCATTTGTTCTTCAGGCGCAGGAAGACCAGGTAGAAGAAAATGCCGGCGGCGGCAGCCAGCCAATTGGTGCGCACCGAAGCGATGAGCAAGGGCGCTATGCAGGTTCCGACGAGCAAGATCCCGAATATCACCGTATGCCGGCCCCGGCTCAGGATCCAATATCCGCCCGCGGCCAGCATCAGGACCATGCCGTCGGACATGGCCGCCGGGGATACGTAGGTGGAGAACGGCCGCACGATGCCGTCGATGCGCAAAGTGGTGAAGGTGATGGAATCCATCCACTTCTGTTCGAAATCGGTGAATCCGAATAGGATCTGGCGTATCCCGTATAACGCCGTGAAGAAGAGCAGCCAGGAGGCCCAGGCCAGCACCGATTTCGTTTCCTTGAGGCTGGTGAGGACGTAACTGCCCGCGAAATAGAAGAACACGTAGAGCCCGTTGAACTTGAAGCCGTACAAGCTTTCCTGGATATCCAGATCCGTCCCCACGAACACCTTGATGAAAAGCAGGATGGTGTAGAAGACGATGAAGGCGGAGAGCAAATCCCGGGAACGTTCCTTGTTCAGGATCCACAGCAGGATGAGGGCGACGATGAGCCCGCCCATCACGCCGTCCGAGATCAGCATCAGGTAATCGAGGGTGGGCCGCTCGCTGACGAGGTAGTACATGCGGCGGAACAAGGAAATGTAGAGCGGCAGGCAGAAGAGGTAATAGACGCCGAACTTAGGCCATTTAAGGGTGGGAACGAGGAAGAGCGCGATGCAGAAGATGGCGGTTTCGGCGCGGGACGGAACGTGCATCAAGCGATAGGCGAATCCGATGCCGAAGAGGAGGATGGCCGGGATGAAAATGGGCCAGAAGCCGGCTTTCTTCATGCCCTGCCCCCATGCGCGGCCGCCGCTTTCGGGACCGCCGGGTTTTTCTGGGCGCGAGCCTTGGCCAACCGGTACAGGTCGAGATAGGCGGATGCTACCACCGCCGGGGCGAAGCGGCGCGCGAATTCCCTGGCCCGCTTGGCGATTTCCCGCCGCGCGCCCTCGTTTTCGAGAAGGCCCGCGATCAGGGAAGCGGCCTTTTCCGGCGGCGCGATCACGCCGGTTTCGCCGTCCTTCACCAGGAATTCGCTGCCGGGGTGGGGAGTAGTCACCACCAGGCACGAGCAGGCCATGGCCTCGATGATCCCTACCCCGAAGCCCTCGTAGCTGGAGAGGCAAAGGTAGAGCCAGCTTTCCCGGTACAGGTCGAGCAATTCCGCTTGGGAAATCCGCGCGCGGAAATCGATTCCGTGATATTCGTCGCGTCCCTTTAAATCATCCACTTCCGCGCGCGGTCCGACGTAAGTCAGGCGCAAGCCGGGCATCTTCTCCCGCAGCCCGCGCCAGATCTCCAGCGCCAGGCCGCCGCGCTTACGGGACTTGCGCGAACCCAGATAGACCAGGCTGGGAAATGCCGTCTTGCCCGCCGCCGCGGAATCCGGTGGCGCGGGCAGCATGCAGGGGATGACGCGGTCGATTCCGGGGAGATGGGCGGCCACGTGCGGGGAGATGCCCACGGTGAGCCGGCAGCGTCTCGCTTCCCGGCGTTCCATCCAATACGACAGGCCTTGCGCCAGCTTGCCCTTGAGGCCGGCGGCATGCCGGTACTCGAGCGCGGCGGTCCCGTAGAAAGTGCGCACGAAATTGCCGCGATAGCGCAGGAAGCCGCCGTCCCCGTGCACGTGCACCACGTCGAATCCGTCCGTGGGCAGGCGGCGGTACCAAAGCGGGTACCACAAGCGCTTAAGGAAGGGGGCCCAGCGCAAGGCCCGGCGGAGGCCGGGCAAGCGGATGGGCAGGACGGCATAGCGCGCATCGGCAGGGAGGGCGGAATGGGTATAGACGGAAACCGCATGGCCGAGATCGGATAAGGCATTGGCCAGGCGATGCACCTGCACGGCGACGCCGGTATAGGAATCCGGCGGAAGATCGCGATGCAGGAAGAGCACCTTCATGCCGCCGCCCCCGTGCCGGCCGCTTTCCCCGGACGGGCATCCAAGAGGAAATCGCCGGTGGCGCGGGCCACCGCGGCGGCCGTATAGCGCTCTTCGACATTGCGACG includes these proteins:
- a CDS encoding glycosyltransferase family 4 protein, translating into MKVLFLHRDLPPDSYTGVAVQVHRLANALSDLGHAVSVYTHSALPADARYAVLPIRLPGLRRALRWAPFLKRLWYPLWYRRLPTDGFDVVHVHGDGGFLRYRGNFVRTFYGTAALEYRHAAGLKGKLAQGLSYWMERREARRCRLTVGISPHVAAHLPGIDRVIPCMLPAPPDSAAAGKTAFPSLVYLGSRKSRKRGGLALEIWRGLREKMPGLRLTYVGPRAEVDDLKGRDEYHGIDFRARISQAELLDLYRESWLYLCLSSYEGFGVGIIEAMACSCLVVTTPHPGSEFLVKDGETGVIAPPEKAASLIAGLLENEGARREIAKRAREFARRFAPAVVASAYLDLYRLAKARAQKNPAVPKAAAAHGGRA
- a CDS encoding polyprenyl synthetase family protein — protein: MSESITAPASYEQVLMDARACVAEALDQVHTVMLEVAEHAPGKLSGQLNSLLVRKGKRIRSTFLFLLASCGKNGLSERAVRAAAAIELIHLASLVHDDIIDDSDLRRNEKTAHKRWGNRMAVLLGDYTLAKSMEMVWSDRDHRIPLSLSKASSRLIMAEVMEVEGAGNADLSLEQYFAVIEGKTAALLMACGECGAVLAGFDEAMVRQGLELGRNFGMAFQIIDDLLDFGYGAENLDKRTFSDLKNGYFTLPLILFFESCTPAERQRMLGLLANAGSEAGQAEIKNLLQAHSAFQKARDIAIDKVNACMPFLESLPDTPAAGHLKRVCRLMTERSL
- the mltG gene encoding endolytic transglycosylase MltG, which gives rise to MAKKTKKGFSLSGAAALLLLIAAAAGSIVWVLTAKSVAKPAAETGLEADPGTGDVLYEVPPKASLAALSQDLQQKGLIPNAQVFRLFLRFSRQDKKIRAGYFYVRPSNSALEMTWKLTSGKMATQVVTIPEGKASWEIYSILKAKFPLDSLKFDSLVHSAEFARACGLHSPDLEGFLFPETYVLPWRVTERDVLKVMAKRFVAVEKEFDVATPVYQKYGQRGWVTLASIVEKEAAVPQEQEPIAGVFWNRLNQGWSLGADPTVRFAVRKPTGPLLVSDLNCDSPYNTRKFTGLPPGPICNPGRGALRAALRPLNTDKMYFVAKDDGSREHFFSVDNSDHMHFKDVAAANRVKRGMEKPKGGKTKTVRKAEAR
- a CDS encoding 50S ribosomal protein L11 methyltransferase, encoding MPLWHDLAGSGGALDSYWWLTFRAGADRLELDQDGLFETGATGVEEVEEGGPHPEGILLKGFFGSAAELAAARDRFSDRPGLASGEASIEDWDRSWRDRQTPVPVTEALTVIPPWIEAPPGARHIIRLEAKMAFGTGSHESTRIAALLLEKADMRGASVLDIGTGTGILALYAAQLGASEVIALDIDPVVGPCLDENLVLNPPPPGCRFRTLIGETGALSPQARFGVVICNMIRTELWPFREELRTRLAPKGSKSLAGPGIFVVSGQRLEDKRHFLEWRETSPFRIVQETEMDGWWGFSACVE
- a CDS encoding glycosyltransferase family 9 protein; this translates as MSDCNPVRSNAKVRRVERAVLPWILRWLRPRPGATRPVEPTGPHRILVCKWCCLGDAVVSLYAVREFRRRYPGIIIDVLVSARIAAIYRHAPEIDQVYELPITGRRLAFELMSPRLWGRLLRLLGILRGNGYAQFVDLELYRGTGPILKRLLRIPFSRGFQVEGAFPKYHDFEVPVPRHMPEWQCFYRVLGMDFPASEPDPLYPRAHAPGPRARIGIVYGSSFNWPQKKWPWERFAELILLLAGEGKVCVLFGARGEEPEAARILAAANGMAEDTTGLLDYESLLTAVSACDLVVGNDTGTLHVAAACGVPTVTLFGPTDPRKWNPIGSTPVFLANLPCRPCYYLGSMPPCSHFSCLRQMDTAVVAEAVRGKLAGRKPVRASVPAVEDPRARSA
- the hemE gene encoding uroporphyrinogen decarboxylase, whose amino-acid sequence is MPEASPAPAGQGLKNRSLLDAALGRMPARPPVWIMRQAGRYLADYRRVRAGFPSFMDFCRAPEQVAEVTLQPFDQVGVDAAILFSDILVLLPPMGLQVEFQEHKGPVIANPLRDDAAIRALPEGDLNSSLAYVFEGIRLSKKALANRGPLIGFAGGPFTVASYMVEGGSSKELARLKALLFSRPEVFAILMGKLASVTSAYLREQARQGADVLTIMDSWAGYLGPDEYRDHVLPHTRRLIAEVKAAHPGVPVIHYANGAPHLLPHFVSLGADVVGLDWRVNLSDAVKAYPKQVFQGNLDPCTLYAPPEIIRAKVKAMKAQVAGRPHIFNLGHGILPDINPDHARAFVDAVHEA
- a CDS encoding glycosyltransferase, with protein sequence MPERRLAVIGHPLAAEENRLAFHGWRAHQVDLIVPHIWRARSLGHAYRAPVATQAAGDRPALHVLPVIASGRNSFFLWVGLGALLARLKPDAIYCWEEPWCLATRQVASRARALGIPFAFYSAENRPKALPWPFPALLKKTFAEARGCIVPTAAIAARARAWGYPGPLSVVPLWIRARKAMKADPGSRRIAYLGRLIPLKRVDLIVEALVRLPGFSLRIVGDGPERRRLEALARERGLSGRVEFPGHVANAELERALAGCSLLVLPTGENARQAEQFGKAALEGVTFGLPVLASTGGNLADLAVDFPTIAARDLDTPEALAQAVREIFADYPAADRLEAAKARAETGYGPAAAAQGLEKALSAMLGGRP